TCGTTCAGGCCGACGTCACGGAACTTGCGGCGGAGCCGGGCCAGATGCACATCGATGCTGCGGTCTTCCGGCTGCCAGGGCCGGCCCAGCGCAAACATGCTCAGACTGTTCTTGTCGACCAGTTCGTCCTGGCTCTGGATCAGCCGGGACAGGATCAGGGTCTCGATCTCCGTGAGATCTGCCTGGGCGTCGGCGGTGCCGCCGAGCTGATTGTTGACCGGGTCCAGGGTCAGGTTGTTGATCCGCCATACATTGCTGGCTGATACCATTCGGGTCCGGCCGGCCCGCGCCCGGCGGATCACGGCATTGACGCGGGCGAGCAATTCCTCGGGTGCGGCGGGCTTTACCAGATAGTCATCGGCCCCGGTATTGAGGCCCTCGACACGGGCGTTCACGTCGCCCTGTCCGGTCAGGATGATGATCGACGCGTCGCAGGCATGGCGCAAATGCCCTGCCAGCGACAATCCGTCACCGTCGGGAAGATTTCGGTCCAGGATGAACAGGTCCACCTGATGGGCGGCAGCAATGGCTCGTGCCTCGCGGCACGACGCGCCGACGATCACGTGGAACCCTGCCAGCGTAAAATATTCGGACACGCCCCGCGAGAGCGCGGGATCGTCCTCGATCAACGCAATAACACTTCCAGCACCTACCACCGACGGCCCCGTCATGGTTGTGAGGTTGTCCGGGACCAAATCGTCCCTATGTCTCACGCCGGATCAGCCCCCACGGCTCCGGCCCGGCTATTCTACCCTGTCACGAGGTGGATGGCAAAACAGTACAACCGAAAGACGTATTGACGGAACCGCGCGCGACGGAAGCTGTTGATGTGGCAATGTCGCGCAATGCTGCCGGCTGCGGATAAGTGTCTCGGTCCATTGTTCCTCCTGCTGCCGATGCCGTAGTATGGGCCGATGCCGAACAAGGGCTCTCAACCGGCCATGCCAGATCAATCGATTCGCCTCGCGCTGTTCTCGGGCAACT
The window above is part of the Emcibacter sp. SYSU 3D8 genome. Proteins encoded here:
- a CDS encoding response regulator transcription factor, with product MVGAGSVIALIEDDPALSRGVSEYFTLAGFHVIVGASCREARAIAAAHQVDLFILDRNLPDGDGLSLAGHLRHACDASIIILTGQGDVNARVEGLNTGADDYLVKPAAPEELLARVNAVIRRARAGRTRMVSASNVWRINNLTLDPVNNQLGGTADAQADLTEIETLILSRLIQSQDELVDKNSLSMFALGRPWQPEDRSIDVHLARLRRKFRDVGLNEKAIHTVRGKGYRFISIAAG